Proteins from a genomic interval of Streptococcus oralis:
- a CDS encoding deoxycytidylate deaminase, with the protein MTEKRLAWDEYFAAQALLIANRSTCKRAKVGAVLVKDNKVISTGYNGSVSGTEHCIDHECLVIEGHCVRTLHAEVNAILQGAERGVPRGFTAYVTHFPCLNCTKQLLQVGCKRVVYINQYRMDDYAQYLYHEKGTELTHLPLETVQTALQEADLI; encoded by the coding sequence ATGACAGAAAAAAGACTGGCTTGGGATGAGTACTTTGCAGCCCAGGCTTTACTGATTGCCAATCGTTCGACCTGTAAACGTGCCAAGGTGGGAGCTGTCCTAGTCAAGGATAATAAGGTCATTTCAACTGGCTACAATGGTTCCGTATCAGGAACTGAGCACTGTATTGACCACGAATGTCTGGTCATTGAAGGTCACTGTGTCCGAACCCTTCACGCCGAGGTCAATGCCATTTTACAAGGAGCCGAACGAGGGGTTCCAAGGGGATTTACAGCTTATGTGACCCACTTCCCTTGTCTCAACTGTACAAAACAACTCTTACAAGTCGGTTGCAAGCGCGTGGTTTATATCAACCAGTACCGAATGGATGACTATGCCCAGTACCTTTATCATGAAAAAGGCACCGAGTTAACCCATTTGCCATTAGAGACTGTTCAGACAGCTCTCCAAGAGGCAGATTTGATTTAA
- a CDS encoding DegV family protein, producing the protein MTWKIVADSGCDYRQLATPAIDTEFVSVPLTIQVADQVFIDDANLDIDHMMQTMYATSEASKSACPSPDDYLRAFEGAKHIFVVTITGTLSGSHNSAQLAKNIYLEEHPDTQIHVIDSLSAGGEVDLIVEKINDLIDQGLSFEEIVEAITAYQEKTKLLFVLAKVDNLVKNGRLSKLIGTVVGLLNIRMVGEASETGTLELLQKARGPKKSLQAAYEELIKAGYAGGRIVMAHRSNEKFCQQLSERLLETFPQANIKIIPTSGLCSFYAEDGGLLMGYEIN; encoded by the coding sequence ATGACTTGGAAGATTGTAGCTGACTCGGGTTGTGATTATCGTCAACTGGCAACTCCTGCTATTGATACTGAATTTGTTAGTGTTCCTTTAACCATTCAAGTAGCTGATCAGGTCTTTATCGATGATGCCAATCTTGACATTGACCACATGATGCAAACCATGTATGCAACTTCTGAGGCTTCAAAATCAGCTTGTCCTAGCCCTGATGACTACTTGCGTGCATTTGAAGGTGCTAAGCATATCTTTGTCGTTACTATCACTGGTACTCTTTCAGGTAGCCATAATAGTGCACAGCTCGCTAAGAATATCTACCTTGAAGAACACCCTGACACTCAGATTCATGTGATTGATAGTTTATCTGCTGGTGGGGAAGTTGACCTAATTGTAGAAAAAATCAATGACTTGATTGATCAAGGACTTTCTTTTGAGGAAATTGTTGAAGCTATTACAGCTTACCAAGAAAAAACCAAGTTGCTCTTTGTCCTTGCTAAGGTCGATAACTTGGTAAAAAATGGCCGTTTGAGTAAGCTGATCGGTACAGTCGTTGGCCTTCTCAACATTCGTATGGTCGGGGAAGCAAGTGAAACTGGAACCTTAGAACTGCTCCAGAAAGCGCGTGGACCAAAAAAATCCCTTCAAGCAGCCTATGAAGAGCTCATCAAGGCTGGCTATGCTGGTGGTCGAATTGTCATGGCTCATCGCAGCAATGAAAAATTCTGTCAGCAATTGTCGGAACGCTTGCTGGAAACCTTCCCTCAAGCCAATATCAAAATCATTCCAACATCTGGTCTCTGCAGTTTCTATGCAGAAGATGGCGGTTTGTTGATGGGATATGAAATCAACTAA
- a CDS encoding ABC transporter substrate-binding protein: MKKKFALSFVALASVALLAACGEVKSGASNTTGNPVDEKTIKIGFNFEETGAVAAYGTSEQKGAQLAVDEINAAGGIDGKQIEVVDKDNKSETAEAASVTTNLVTQSKVTAIVGPATSGATAAAVANATQAGVPLISPSATQDGLTKGQEYLFIGTFQDSFQGKIISNYVTNKLNAKKVVLYTDNASDYAKGIAKSFREAYKGEIVADETFVAGDTDFQAALTKMKGKEFDAIVVPGYYTEAGKIVNQARGMGIDKPIVGGDGFNGEEFVQQATAEKASNIYFISGFSTTVDVSEKAKAFLEAYRAKYNEEPSTFSALAYDSVYLVANAAKGAKNSGEIKDNLAKTKDFDGVTGQTSFDADHNTVKTAYMMTMNNGKVEAAEVVKP; the protein is encoded by the coding sequence ATGAAGAAAAAATTTGCCCTATCTTTTGTGGCTCTTGCTAGCGTAGCTCTTCTCGCTGCCTGTGGAGAGGTCAAGTCAGGAGCGTCAAATACAACTGGTAACCCAGTAGACGAAAAGACTATCAAAATCGGTTTTAACTTTGAAGAAACAGGTGCTGTAGCTGCCTATGGTACTTCTGAACAAAAAGGTGCTCAACTTGCTGTTGATGAAATCAATGCTGCAGGTGGTATCGATGGAAAACAAATCGAAGTTGTGGATAAAGATAACAAATCTGAAACTGCTGAGGCTGCCTCTGTTACAACTAACCTAGTGACCCAATCAAAAGTTACAGCTATCGTAGGACCTGCGACATCTGGTGCAACTGCTGCAGCTGTAGCCAACGCTACTCAAGCAGGGGTTCCATTGATTTCACCAAGTGCGACTCAAGATGGATTGACCAAAGGTCAAGAATATCTATTTATCGGAACTTTCCAAGATAGCTTCCAAGGGAAGATTATTTCTAACTATGTAACAAACAAATTGAATGCTAAGAAGGTTGTTCTATATACTGACAATGCAAGTGACTATGCTAAAGGTATTGCTAAATCTTTCCGCGAAGCATACAAAGGTGAAATTGTTGCAGACGAAACTTTTGTGGCAGGTGATACAGACTTCCAAGCAGCCCTTACTAAAATGAAAGGGAAAGAGTTTGACGCTATCGTTGTCCCAGGCTACTACACAGAAGCAGGTAAAATCGTAAATCAAGCCCGTGGTATGGGAATTGATAAACCAATCGTTGGTGGTGATGGATTTAACGGTGAAGAATTTGTTCAACAAGCAACAGCTGAAAAAGCATCAAACATTTACTTCATCTCAGGATTCTCAACTACAGTTGATGTTTCTGAAAAAGCTAAAGCCTTCCTTGAAGCATACCGTGCTAAATACAATGAAGAGCCTTCAACCTTCTCAGCCTTGGCCTATGACTCAGTTTACCTAGTAGCAAATGCTGCAAAAGGTGCTAAAAACTCAGGTGAAATCAAGGACAACCTTGCTAAAACCAAAGATTTTGATGGTGTAACTGGTCAAACAAGCTTTGATGCTGACCACAATACAGTGAAAACTGCTTACATGATGACTATGAACAATGGTAAAGTAGAAGCAGCAGAAGTTGTAAAACCATAA
- a CDS encoding ABC transporter ATP-binding protein, protein MALLEVKQLTKHFGGLTAVGDVTLELNEGELVGLIGPNGAGKTTLFNLLTGVYEPSEGTVTLDGHLLNGKTPYKIASLGLSRTFQNIRLFKDLTVLENVLIAFSNHHKQHVLASFLRLPAFYKNEEELKSKALDLLKIFDLDSDADTLAKNLAYGQQRRLEIVRALATEPKILFLDEPAAGMNPQETAELTELIRRIKDEFKITIMLIEHDMNLVMEVTERIYVLEYGRLIAQGTPDEIKTNKRVIEAYLGGEA, encoded by the coding sequence ATGGCATTACTTGAAGTTAAACAGTTAACCAAACATTTTGGCGGTCTAACAGCTGTTGGAGATGTCACTCTTGAATTGAACGAGGGAGAATTGGTTGGTTTGATCGGACCAAACGGCGCTGGTAAAACAACCCTTTTCAATCTCTTGACTGGTGTTTATGAACCAAGCGAAGGTACTGTGACATTAGATGGTCACCTCCTCAATGGGAAAACTCCCTATAAGATTGCTTCACTTGGACTCAGCCGTACTTTCCAAAATATTCGTTTGTTCAAGGACTTGACAGTTTTGGAAAATGTTTTGATTGCATTTAGTAATCATCATAAACAACATGTCCTTGCGAGCTTTCTACGTCTACCAGCTTTTTATAAGAATGAGGAAGAATTAAAAAGCAAAGCTTTGGACTTGCTGAAGATTTTTGATTTGGATAGTGACGCAGATACTCTTGCTAAGAATCTGGCCTATGGTCAACAACGCCGATTAGAAATCGTTCGTGCTCTGGCAACTGAACCTAAGATCCTCTTTTTGGATGAACCTGCAGCTGGGATGAATCCTCAAGAAACAGCTGAATTGACAGAATTGATCCGTCGTATCAAAGATGAATTTAAAATTACCATCATGCTCATCGAACACGACATGAATTTGGTTATGGAAGTCACTGAGCGTATCTATGTTCTTGAATATGGTCGTTTGATTGCTCAGGGAACCCCTGACGAAATTAAGACGAATAAACGTGTTATCGAAGCTTATCTAGGAGGTGAAGCCTAA
- a CDS encoding ABC transporter ATP-binding protein, whose product MSMLKVEKLSVHYGMIQAVRDVSFEVNEGEVVSLIGANGAGKTTILRTLSGLVRPSAGKIQFLGKEIQKLPAQKIVAGGLSQVPEGRHVFPGLTVMENLEMGAFLKKNREENQANLKKVFSRFPRLEERKNQDAATLSGGEQQMLAMGRALMSTPKLLLLDEPSMGLAPIFIQEIFDIIQDIQKQGTTVLLIEQNANKALAISDRGYVLETGKIVLSGTGKELASSEEVRKAYLGG is encoded by the coding sequence ATGTCTATGTTAAAAGTTGAAAAACTCTCTGTGCATTACGGTATGATCCAAGCAGTTCGTGATGTAAGTTTCGAGGTTAATGAAGGTGAAGTTGTTTCCTTGATTGGTGCCAATGGTGCTGGTAAAACAACCATTCTTCGTACCCTTTCAGGTTTAGTTCGTCCAAGTGCTGGTAAAATTCAGTTTTTAGGAAAAGAAATTCAAAAGTTGCCAGCTCAAAAAATTGTTGCAGGTGGCCTTTCACAAGTTCCTGAGGGACGCCATGTTTTTCCAGGTTTGACTGTTATGGAAAACTTGGAAATGGGAGCCTTTTTAAAGAAAAATCGTGAAGAAAATCAAGCCAACTTGAAAAAAGTCTTTTCACGTTTCCCTCGTCTGGAAGAACGCAAAAACCAAGATGCGGCAACTCTTTCAGGCGGTGAACAGCAGATGCTGGCTATGGGACGCGCTCTCATGTCTACACCTAAGCTCCTCCTCTTGGATGAGCCGTCAATGGGACTTGCCCCTATCTTTATACAAGAAATTTTTGATATCATTCAAGATATTCAGAAGCAAGGAACAACAGTTCTTCTAATTGAACAGAACGCTAACAAGGCCCTCGCTATCTCTGACCGTGGTTATGTCCTTGAAACAGGAAAGATTGTCCTATCAGGAACAGGAAAAGAACTCGCCTCATCAGAAGAAGTCAGAAAAGCATATCTAGGTGGCTAA
- a CDS encoding NAD(P)/FAD-dependent oxidoreductase: MKHFDTIVIGGGPAGMMATISSSFYGQKTLLIEKNRKLGKKLAGTGGGRCNVTNNGTLDDLMSGIPGNGRFLYSVFSQFDNHDIINFFAENGVKLKVEDHGRVFPASDKSRTIIETLEKKITELGGQVATQTEIVSVKKIDDQFILKSADQSFTCDKLIVTTGGKSYPSTGSTGFGHEIARHFKHTITELEAAESPLLTDFPHKALQGISLDDVTLSYGKHVITHDLLFTHFGLSGPAALRMSSFVKGGEVLSLDVLPQLSEKDLAAFLEKNREKSLKNTLKTLLPERLAEFFVQEYPDKVKQLTEKERDQLVQSIKALKIPVTGKMSLAKSFVTKGGVSLKEINPKTLESKLVPGLHFAGEVLDINAHTGGFNITSALCTGWVAGNLHYD, from the coding sequence ATGAAACATTTTGATACTATTGTAATCGGTGGAGGTCCTGCTGGCATGATGGCTACGATTTCCAGTAGCTTTTATGGTCAGAAAACTCTTCTCATCGAAAAAAATCGGAAACTGGGTAAAAAATTGGCTGGTACAGGCGGCGGTCGTTGTAATGTGACCAACAATGGAACTTTAGATGACCTAATGTCTGGAATTCCTGGTAACGGGCGCTTTTTATACAGTGTATTTTCCCAGTTTGATAACCACGATATCATCAATTTTTTTGCAGAAAATGGTGTTAAACTTAAGGTCGAGGACCACGGACGCGTGTTTCCTGCTAGTGACAAGTCTCGGACCATTATCGAGACGCTAGAAAAGAAAATCACTGAGCTCGGTGGTCAAGTTGCTACTCAAACGGAAATTGTTTCGGTTAAAAAGATAGACGACCAGTTTATCCTCAAGTCCGCAGACCAAAGCTTCACTTGTGATAAACTGATTGTCACAACAGGTGGTAAATCCTATCCTTCTACTGGTTCGACTGGTTTTGGACATGAAATCGCCCGTCATTTCAAACATACCATTACCGAGCTTGAAGCTGCTGAGAGTCCTTTGTTGACTGATTTTCCACACAAAGCGCTTCAGGGGATTTCGCTTGACGATGTGACCTTAAGTTATGGTAAGCATGTCATCACCCACGATCTGCTCTTTACCCACTTTGGTTTGTCAGGACCTGCTGCCCTACGCATGTCTAGTTTTGTCAAGGGTGGGGAAGTTCTCTCACTGGATGTTTTGCCTCAACTTTCTGAGAAAGACTTGGCTGCATTTCTAGAAAAAAATCGGGAAAAATCCTTGAAAAATACTTTAAAAACCTTGTTGCCAGAACGCTTGGCAGAATTTTTTGTTCAAGAATATCCTGACAAAGTTAAACAGCTAACTGAAAAAGAACGTGACCAGCTTGTCCAATCTATCAAGGCTCTCAAAATTCCTGTCACTGGTAAAATGTCATTGGCTAAGTCCTTTGTCACCAAAGGAGGCGTCAGTCTTAAGGAAATCAACCCTAAAACCCTTGAAAGTAAGCTAGTCCCTGGCCTCCACTTTGCTGGTGAGGTACTGGATATCAATGCCCATACAGGCGGCTTTAACATTACTTCTGCCCTCTGTACCGGCTGGGTGGCAGGAAATCTGCATTATGATTAA
- a CDS encoding branched-chain amino acid ABC transporter permease, with translation MLQQLVNGLILGSVYALLALGYTMVYGIIKLINFAHGDIYMIGAFIGYFLINSFQMDFFLALIISMAGTALLGVVIEFLAYRPLRHSTRIAVLITAIGVSFLLEYGMVYLVGANTRAFPQAIETVRFDFGPISLTNVQLMILAVSVLLMVLLQLIVQKTKMGKAMRAVSVDSDAAQLMGINVNRTISFTFALGSALAGAAGVLIALYYNSLEPLMGVTPGLKSFVAAVLGGIGIIPGAALGGFVIGLLETFATAFGMSDFRDAIVYGILLLILIVRPAGILGKNVKEKV, from the coding sequence ATGCTCCAACAACTTGTGAATGGTTTAATTCTGGGTAGTGTTTATGCACTTTTGGCCTTGGGTTATACCATGGTTTATGGAATTATCAAACTCATCAACTTCGCCCACGGTGATATTTATATGATAGGTGCCTTTATTGGTTACTTTTTGATTAATTCCTTCCAAATGGATTTCTTTTTAGCTTTGATTATTTCAATGGCAGGAACCGCACTACTTGGTGTTGTGATTGAATTTCTTGCCTACCGTCCTTTGCGACACTCTACACGCATTGCTGTATTGATTACTGCCATCGGGGTGTCTTTCCTACTGGAATACGGAATGGTTTATCTCGTGGGCGCCAATACTCGTGCCTTCCCTCAAGCAATTGAAACCGTCCGTTTTGATTTCGGGCCAATTAGCTTGACAAATGTTCAATTGATGATTTTAGCAGTTTCTGTACTCTTGATGGTTTTATTGCAATTGATAGTCCAAAAAACAAAAATGGGGAAAGCCATGCGTGCGGTATCAGTTGATAGTGATGCTGCTCAATTGATGGGAATTAATGTAAATCGTACAATCAGCTTTACCTTTGCTTTGGGTTCAGCCCTTGCTGGTGCAGCAGGTGTCCTCATTGCCCTTTACTACAACTCTCTTGAACCTTTGATGGGTGTGACTCCAGGTCTGAAATCATTCGTTGCGGCCGTACTCGGTGGTATCGGGATTATTCCTGGTGCAGCTCTAGGGGGATTTGTGATTGGCTTGTTGGAAACTTTTGCAACTGCCTTTGGTATGTCTGATTTCCGTGATGCCATCGTTTATGGAATCTTGCTTCTGATTCTGATTGTTCGACCTGCGGGTATCCTTGGTAAGAATGTGAAAGAGAAGGTGTAA
- a CDS encoding TetR/AcrR family transcriptional regulator — translation MSERRMSEKSLENLRKSNQESNFLTREAIETALLQLLEKKDLAKISISELVKRAGVSRAAFYRNYDSKEEILESVFKRSVHNIMEQLSHYDVKTDLYLVWVHLFRAAKKEAKVIQLALDYHLEKIFVQAMQEFLEKYHGKSKGVSSYLHSFWSSAIVSVLLKWIKDGMKVPAEKIADLRLPFFKNRG, via the coding sequence ATGTCTGAACGTAGAATGTCTGAAAAATCTCTTGAAAATCTCAGAAAATCAAATCAAGAATCCAATTTTTTAACCAGAGAAGCAATCGAGACGGCTCTTTTGCAACTTCTAGAAAAAAAAGATTTGGCCAAGATCAGCATTTCGGAGCTGGTCAAGCGAGCGGGTGTCTCTCGTGCCGCCTTCTATCGTAACTATGACTCCAAAGAAGAGATTTTGGAAAGCGTCTTTAAACGCAGTGTCCACAATATCATGGAACAGCTGAGCCACTACGATGTCAAAACGGACCTCTATCTAGTCTGGGTTCATCTTTTCCGGGCAGCCAAGAAAGAAGCCAAGGTTATCCAACTTGCTCTGGACTACCACTTGGAAAAGATTTTTGTCCAAGCCATGCAGGAATTTCTAGAAAAATACCACGGAAAGTCAAAAGGCGTTAGCAGCTACCTTCATTCATTTTGGAGTTCTGCCATCGTATCGGTTTTGCTCAAATGGATCAAGGATGGCATGAAGGTTCCAGCTGAAAAGATTGCCGATTTACGCTTGCCATTTTTCAAAAATAGAGGATAA
- the clpP gene encoding ATP-dependent Clp protease proteolytic subunit ClpP — MIPVVIEQTSRGERSYDIYSRLLKDRIIMLTGPVEDNMANSVIAQLLFLDAQDSTKDIYLYVNTPGGSVSAGLAIVDTMNFIKADVQTIVMGMAASMGTVIASSGAKGKRFMLPNAEYMIHQPMGGTGGGTQQTDMAIAAEHLLKTRKTLEQILADNSGKTVEQIHVDAERDYWMSAQETLEYGFIDEIMANNSLS, encoded by the coding sequence ATGATTCCTGTAGTTATTGAACAAACAAGTCGTGGAGAACGTTCATATGATATTTACTCACGTCTACTAAAAGATCGTATCATCATGTTGACTGGACCAGTTGAAGACAACATGGCCAACTCCGTTATTGCTCAATTGCTCTTCTTGGATGCTCAAGATAGTACAAAAGATATTTACCTTTATGTAAATACTCCGGGTGGTTCTGTATCAGCTGGTTTGGCAATCGTTGATACCATGAACTTTATCAAGGCAGATGTCCAAACAATCGTTATGGGGATGGCTGCATCCATGGGAACTGTCATTGCATCAAGTGGCGCAAAAGGCAAACGTTTCATGCTTCCAAATGCAGAGTACATGATTCACCAACCAATGGGTGGTACAGGTGGTGGTACCCAACAGACAGATATGGCAATCGCTGCAGAGCACTTACTTAAAACTCGTAAGACTTTGGAGCAGATTCTTGCAGATAACTCTGGTAAAACAGTTGAGCAAATTCATGTAGACGCAGAACGTGATTACTGGATGAGTGCCCAAGAAACACTTGAGTATGGTTTTATTGATGAAATCATGGCCAACAACTCTTTGAGCTAA
- the upp gene encoding uracil phosphoribosyltransferase, which translates to MGKIEVINHPLIQHKLSILRRTDTSTKAFRELVDEIAMLMGYEVLRDLPLEDVEIETPITKTVQKQLAGKKLAIVPILRAGIGMVDGLLNLVPAAKVGHIGMYRDEETLQPVEYLVKLPEDIDQRQIFVVDPMLATGGSAILAVDSLKKRGASNIKFVCLVSAPEGVKALQEAHPDVEIFTAALDERLNEHGYIVPGLGDAGDRLFGTK; encoded by the coding sequence ATGGGAAAAATTGAAGTCATTAATCATCCACTGATTCAACACAAATTGTCAATCTTGCGTCGTACAGATACTTCCACAAAGGCTTTTCGTGAACTAGTAGACGAGATTGCAATGTTGATGGGATATGAAGTACTTCGTGATCTTCCACTTGAAGACGTGGAAATCGAAACACCTATCACAAAGACCGTTCAAAAACAATTGGCTGGTAAAAAATTGGCGATTGTCCCAATTTTGCGTGCAGGTATCGGGATGGTAGATGGTCTCTTGAATCTGGTTCCAGCAGCAAAAGTTGGACACATCGGTATGTACCGTGATGAAGAAACCCTTCAACCAGTTGAATACTTAGTGAAATTGCCTGAAGATATTGACCAACGTCAAATCTTTGTCGTTGACCCAATGCTTGCAACAGGTGGCTCAGCAATCTTGGCTGTAGATTCGCTTAAAAAACGTGGCGCTTCAAATATCAAGTTTGTCTGCCTAGTATCTGCTCCAGAAGGAGTGAAAGCCCTCCAAGAAGCTCACCCTGATGTAGAAATTTTTACTGCAGCTTTGGATGAACGCTTGAACGAACACGGTTATATCGTTCCAGGTCTTGGAGATGCTGGAGACCGCTTGTTTGGTACTAAATAA
- a CDS encoding YlbG family protein produces the protein MFEKVNRSGLIIYLYYNRDAKKLQEYGDICYHSKKHRYLQLYVPTEELDDLVERLGKERYIKKIRRCHIQELETPFVGNLYRNEENVII, from the coding sequence ATGTTTGAAAAGGTCAATCGATCGGGATTAATCATCTATCTTTACTATAATCGGGATGCAAAAAAACTTCAGGAATACGGTGATATCTGTTACCATTCCAAAAAACATCGTTACTTGCAGCTCTATGTTCCAACTGAGGAGCTAGATGACTTAGTTGAGAGATTAGGTAAGGAAAGATACATCAAGAAAATTAGACGGTGTCACATTCAAGAGTTAGAAACTCCTTTTGTTGGGAATCTCTATCGAAATGAAGAAAACGTTATCATTTAA
- a CDS encoding branched-chain amino acid ABC transporter permease yields MKTNLKVNILWLFLLLAGYGLISVLVSAGILNLFHVQILEQIGINIILAVGLNLIVGFSGQFSLGHAGFMAIGAYAAAIIGSKSPTYGAFFGAMVLGALISGAVALLVGIPTLRLKGDYLAVATLGVSEIIRIFIINGGSLTNGAAGILGIPNFTNWQMVYLFVVITTIATLNFLRSPIGRSTLSVREDEIAAESVGVNTTKIKIIAFVFGAITASIAGSLQAGFIGSVVPKDYTFINSINVLIIVVFGGLGSITGTIVSAIVLGILNMLLQDVASVRMIIYALALVLVMIFRPGGLLGTWELSLSRFFKKSKKEGQN; encoded by the coding sequence ATGAAGACAAATCTTAAAGTAAATATTCTCTGGTTATTCCTTCTGTTAGCGGGTTATGGATTAATTAGCGTACTGGTTTCTGCTGGTATTCTCAATCTATTCCATGTCCAAATTTTAGAACAAATTGGGATTAATATCATCCTTGCAGTAGGCTTGAACTTAATCGTTGGTTTTTCAGGACAATTCTCACTTGGTCATGCAGGTTTTATGGCGATTGGGGCTTATGCAGCAGCGATTATTGGTTCAAAATCACCAACCTATGGTGCCTTCTTTGGAGCGATGGTCTTGGGCGCTTTGATTTCTGGTGCAGTCGCTTTGCTCGTTGGGATTCCAACGCTTCGTTTAAAGGGTGACTACCTGGCTGTTGCGACACTAGGTGTTTCAGAAATCATTCGTATCTTTATCATTAATGGTGGTAGTTTGACCAACGGTGCTGCTGGTATCTTGGGTATTCCAAACTTTACCAACTGGCAAATGGTTTATCTTTTTGTAGTGATTACAACTATTGCAACCCTCAACTTCTTACGTAGTCCAATTGGACGCTCTACTCTATCTGTTCGTGAGGATGAGATTGCTGCAGAGTCTGTTGGGGTAAACACTACAAAGATCAAGATTATCGCTTTTGTCTTTGGTGCCATTACAGCAAGTATTGCTGGTTCACTTCAGGCTGGTTTTATCGGATCTGTTGTGCCAAAAGATTACACCTTTATTAATTCCATCAACGTGTTGATTATCGTTGTATTTGGTGGACTTGGATCTATTACTGGTACCATCGTTTCAGCGATTGTTTTAGGAATTTTGAATATGCTCCTTCAAGATGTAGCTAGCGTACGTATGATCATCTACGCTTTGGCTCTTGTATTGGTCATGATTTTCAGACCAGGCGGACTCCTTGGAACATGGGAATTGAGTCTATCACGTTTCTTTAAAAAATCTAAGAAGGAGGGACAAAACTAA
- a CDS encoding MerR family transcriptional regulator, translated as MYHIKEAAQLSGVSVKTLHHYDKIGLLVPLKSENGYRSYSQEDLERLQVILYYKYLGFSLEKIAELLKEEKSDLLPHLTRQLDYLTRERERLDTLISTLQKTIQDQKGEINMTLQEKFTGFSYQDNQKYHQEAVEEYGQEVMDQALERQKGREDESTAAFNQVFQALAQNLQAGLPVTAAENQEQAAKLLQALRTYGFDCSIEVFGHIGKGYVYNPEFKENIDKFGPGTAQYTSDAIAAYVQTNAE; from the coding sequence ATGTATCATATCAAAGAAGCTGCGCAGCTTTCAGGAGTCTCTGTCAAGACCCTGCACCACTACGATAAAATCGGACTTTTAGTCCCTTTAAAGTCGGAAAACGGCTATCGATCCTATAGTCAGGAAGATTTGGAGCGCCTACAAGTTATTCTCTACTATAAGTATCTTGGTTTTTCTTTGGAGAAAATAGCAGAGCTACTAAAAGAAGAAAAGTCAGACTTGTTACCTCATTTGACTAGACAATTGGACTATCTGACTCGAGAAAGAGAACGATTGGATACCTTGATTTCCACCTTGCAAAAAACCATTCAAGATCAAAAAGGAGAAATAAATATGACCCTTCAGGAAAAATTCACTGGATTTAGCTATCAAGACAATCAAAAATACCACCAAGAAGCGGTAGAGGAGTATGGACAAGAAGTCATGGATCAAGCCCTCGAACGCCAAAAGGGTCGCGAAGATGAGTCTACGGCCGCCTTTAACCAAGTCTTTCAAGCCTTGGCTCAAAATCTTCAAGCTGGTCTACCTGTAACAGCAGCTGAAAACCAAGAGCAAGCAGCTAAGCTCTTGCAAGCCCTTCGTACTTATGGATTTGACTGCTCTATTGAGGTATTCGGCCATATCGGAAAAGGCTACGTCTATAACCCAGAGTTTAAGGAAAACATTGATAAATTTGGACCTGGAACAGCCCAGTACACATCAGATGCCATTGCAGCTTACGTTCAGACAAATGCAGAATAA
- a CDS encoding 8-oxo-dGTP diphosphatase codes for MNRRESVEFVNMCMIKNGDKVLVQDRVSPDWPGITFPGGHVERGESFVDAVIREVKEETGLTISKPQLCGIKDWYDDEDYRYVVLFYKTEHFTGELQSSDEGKVWWENFENLSQLKLATNDMSDMLRVFVEEDLSEFFYYKDGDDWLYDLK; via the coding sequence ATGAACAGAAGAGAGTCAGTCGAATTTGTCAACATGTGCATGATCAAAAATGGGGACAAGGTGCTGGTTCAAGATCGAGTTAGTCCTGACTGGCCTGGCATTACCTTTCCTGGAGGTCATGTTGAACGTGGCGAATCCTTTGTCGATGCTGTCATTCGTGAAGTGAAAGAAGAAACTGGTCTGACCATTTCCAAGCCCCAACTCTGTGGTATCAAGGACTGGTACGACGACGAGGATTACCGTTATGTCGTCCTATTTTACAAGACCGAACACTTTACTGGTGAGCTCCAATCTTCAGACGAAGGAAAGGTTTGGTGGGAAAATTTTGAAAATCTCTCACAACTAAAACTTGCAACCAATGATATGTCTGATATGCTTCGTGTATTTGTAGAGGAGGATCTCAGTGAATTCTTCTACTATAAAGACGGTGACGACTGGCTTTATGATTTGAAGTAA